A single region of the Nocardioides sp. W7 genome encodes:
- a CDS encoding SAF domain-containing protein, which yields MSTDIQPAAADRQRARAFRRNTPAGSAANRPTEPPRQRRPALAALALLLIVGGALAAGLLAVRMDERETVLGAARDIPAGTLITEDDLREVQVASEDVPTISVDLVEQVLGTYAKVPIPAKSLVGENVITKTSPVTDGRAEVAIPLNPALTPAGLSSGDLVQVIRISGAAGDGGAEVLGEGLVMKVDSGKSEQLGGSSAGSLNLLVPAEAAAAIVNAAGSNTAGLAILERGQSTDVELSGAEQ from the coding sequence GTGAGCACCGACATCCAGCCCGCGGCCGCCGATCGCCAGCGCGCCCGGGCCTTCCGGCGGAACACCCCGGCGGGTTCCGCGGCCAACCGTCCCACCGAGCCGCCCCGTCAGCGCCGCCCCGCGCTGGCCGCCCTGGCGCTGCTCCTGATCGTGGGCGGCGCCCTGGCGGCCGGTCTGCTCGCCGTCCGGATGGACGAGCGCGAGACGGTCCTGGGTGCCGCGCGCGACATCCCGGCGGGCACGCTGATCACCGAGGACGACCTGCGCGAGGTGCAGGTGGCGAGCGAGGACGTGCCCACGATCTCGGTCGACCTGGTCGAGCAGGTCCTCGGCACCTACGCCAAGGTCCCGATCCCCGCGAAGTCCTTGGTCGGCGAGAACGTGATCACCAAGACGAGCCCCGTGACCGACGGCCGCGCCGAGGTCGCGATCCCGCTCAACCCGGCGCTGACGCCCGCGGGGCTGTCCAGCGGCGACCTGGTCCAGGTCATCCGGATCTCGGGCGCGGCCGGCGACGGCGGTGCCGAGGTGCTCGGGGAGGGGCTGGTCATGAAGGTGGACTCCGGCAAGTCCGAGCAGCTCGGGGGCAGCTCGGCCGGCTCGCTGAACCTGCTGGTGCCGGCCGAGGCCGCCGCGGCCATCGTCAACGCGGCCGGGTCGAACACCGCCGGCCTGGCGATCCTCGAGCGTGGCCAGTCCACCGACGTCGAGCTCTCCGGAGCCGAGCAGTGA
- a CDS encoding type II secretion system F family protein — MWLLLVMTAGAIVGGGLLLAGMLVAQPGTSGPVALAQLDARLARGRRQASVTADRRHQEESARLRKFGAEISDSLENRGIRLPRSLRASLAMVGQSREMFLAQTVLCGLLGLLMPAVLLGALSAMGVLGATIPFWLSLIGAVLGFAVPYLQVNGQAAERRRGFRHVVSSFLDLVAMNLAGGRGVPEALQAASNISDGWAMVRIRDALEAARLQGRTPWAALGDLGDELDVDELRDLSAALALVAEDGAKVRDSLTARAASMRRKELADAEGRAAARSQSMLVAQLLLCVGFLVFLGYPAVAQILG; from the coding sequence ATGTGGCTGCTGCTCGTCATGACCGCGGGTGCGATCGTGGGCGGTGGACTGCTGCTCGCCGGGATGCTCGTCGCCCAGCCGGGCACCTCCGGTCCGGTGGCGCTGGCCCAGCTCGATGCCCGGCTCGCCCGGGGTCGGCGGCAGGCCAGCGTCACCGCCGACCGGCGCCACCAGGAGGAGTCGGCCCGGCTGCGCAAGTTCGGAGCCGAGATCTCCGACAGCCTGGAGAACCGGGGCATCCGGCTGCCGCGCTCGCTGCGCGCGAGCCTGGCGATGGTCGGTCAGTCCCGCGAGATGTTCCTGGCCCAGACCGTCCTGTGCGGCCTGCTCGGCCTCCTGATGCCCGCGGTGCTGCTGGGCGCGCTCAGCGCGATGGGCGTGCTCGGTGCCACCATCCCGTTCTGGCTCAGCCTGATCGGCGCGGTGCTGGGCTTCGCTGTGCCCTACCTGCAGGTGAACGGCCAGGCCGCGGAGCGCCGTCGGGGCTTCCGGCACGTGGTCAGTTCGTTCCTCGACCTGGTCGCCATGAACCTCGCCGGCGGTCGCGGCGTACCGGAGGCCCTCCAGGCGGCGTCGAACATCTCCGACGGGTGGGCCATGGTGCGCATCCGGGACGCGCTGGAGGCGGCCCGCCTGCAGGGTCGTACACCCTGGGCCGCGCTGGGCGACCTCGGCGACGAGCTCGACGTCGACGAGCTGCGCGATCTCTCGGCCGCGCTCGCCCTGGTGGCCGAGGACGGCGCCAAGGTGCGCGACTCCCTGACCGCGCGCGCCGCGTCCATGCGTCGCAAGGAGCTGGCTGACGCCGAGGGCCGGGCGGCGGCACGCTCGCAGTCGATGCTGGTCGCCCAGCTGCTGCTCTGCGTGGGTTTCCTCGTCTTCCTCGGCTATCCGGCGGTCGCCCAGATCCTGGGTTGA
- a CDS encoding ATPase, T2SS/T4P/T4SS family, translating to MDQQLVRRLREEVAEVLSRQRREDALNGVPPMSAEDERQFARAVVARVLDGYAREEVRAGRTPPSPDEETALAEGVHAALFGVGRLQPLLDNPEIENIDINGHDHVFIGYADGREERGQPVAESDDELVELVQTLGAYSGLTSRPFDSANPQLDIRLPDGSRLSAVMGVCRRPSLSIRRARLSRVSLDTLVGYGTMSPELAAFLSAAVRARKNIMIAGATNAGKTTLLRALANEIDPVERLITVERALELGLGEFPDLHPNVVAFEERLPNSEGSGAIQMGELVRRSLRMNPSRVIVGEVLGDEIVTMLNAMSQGNDGSLSTIHANSSAEVFNRICTYAIQSAERLPSEATMMLIGGAIDFVVYVDRINTFAQGGQLRRMITSVREVNGVDGRVLSSEVFAVGSDGVAVPAASVSCQADLEAVGYVPGAAATWLEPAS from the coding sequence ATGGATCAGCAGCTCGTGCGGCGGCTCCGCGAGGAGGTCGCCGAGGTCCTGTCCCGGCAGCGACGCGAGGACGCGCTCAACGGCGTCCCCCCGATGTCGGCCGAGGACGAGCGCCAGTTCGCCCGGGCCGTCGTGGCCCGGGTGCTCGACGGCTACGCCCGCGAGGAGGTCCGCGCCGGGCGCACCCCTCCGTCGCCCGACGAGGAGACCGCACTCGCCGAGGGCGTGCACGCGGCGCTCTTCGGCGTCGGTCGGCTGCAGCCGCTGCTGGACAACCCCGAGATCGAGAACATCGACATCAACGGTCACGACCACGTCTTCATCGGCTACGCCGACGGCCGCGAGGAGCGCGGCCAGCCGGTCGCCGAGTCCGACGACGAGCTGGTCGAGCTGGTCCAGACGCTCGGTGCCTACAGCGGCCTGACCAGCCGGCCCTTCGACTCCGCCAACCCGCAGCTCGACATCCGGCTGCCCGACGGCTCGCGTCTCTCGGCGGTGATGGGCGTGTGCCGGCGCCCGTCGCTGTCCATCCGGCGTGCGCGGCTCTCGCGGGTCTCGCTCGACACCCTGGTCGGCTACGGCACCATGTCGCCGGAGCTGGCGGCGTTCCTCTCGGCCGCCGTGCGGGCCCGCAAGAACATCATGATCGCGGGCGCCACCAACGCCGGGAAGACCACCCTGCTGCGGGCGCTGGCCAACGAGATCGATCCGGTGGAGCGGCTGATCACCGTCGAGCGCGCCCTCGAGCTGGGCCTCGGCGAATTCCCCGACCTGCACCCGAACGTCGTCGCCTTCGAGGAGCGGCTGCCCAACTCCGAGGGCAGCGGGGCGATCCAGATGGGCGAGCTGGTCCGTCGCTCGCTGCGGATGAACCCCAGCCGGGTCATCGTCGGCGAGGTCCTGGGCGACGAGATCGTCACCATGCTCAACGCGATGAGCCAGGGCAACGACGGGTCGCTGTCGACCATCCACGCCAACTCCTCGGCCGAGGTGTTCAACCGGATCTGCACCTACGCCATCCAGTCAGCCGAGCGGCTGCCGTCCGAGGCGACGATGATGCTCATCGGCGGTGCCATCGACTTCGTGGTCTACGTCGACCGGATCAACACCTTCGCCCAGGGCGGCCAGCTGCGCCGGATGATCACCTCGGTGCGCGAGGTCAACGGTGTGGACGGCCGGGTGCTGTCCAGCGAGGTCTTCGCGGTCGGGTCGGACGGGGTGGCCGTGCCGGCGGCCTCGGTCTCCTGCCAGGCCGACCTGGAGGCCGTCGGGTACGTCCCGGGCGCAGCAGCGACCTGGCTGGAGCCGGCCTCGTGA
- a CDS encoding TadE/TadG family type IV pilus assembly protein, which yields MRRTRRRDERGASAVEMVFFLPILFTVVLIAVQFAMVYLGNQAASAIARETARVARATADEGKARLAGERYADNMSTGILNGHRITITPLGSDRVRVTVTGEAQKISPIGVPQVSQTVEGPIEQFVGND from the coding sequence ATGCGGCGGACCCGACGGCGTGACGAGCGCGGTGCCTCGGCGGTGGAGATGGTCTTCTTCCTGCCGATCCTGTTCACCGTCGTGCTGATCGCGGTCCAGTTCGCCATGGTCTACCTCGGCAACCAGGCCGCCAGTGCGATCGCCCGGGAGACGGCCCGGGTGGCGCGTGCGACGGCCGACGAGGGGAAGGCCCGTCTCGCCGGCGAACGCTACGCCGACAACATGAGCACCGGCATCCTCAACGGCCACCGGATCACCATCACGCCGCTCGGGAGCGACCGGGTGCGGGTGACGGTGACGGGCGAGGCCCAGAAGATCTCGCCGATCGGCGTCCCGCAGGTCTCCCAGACCGTCGAGGGTCCGATCGAGCAGTTCGTCGGGAACGACTGA
- a CDS encoding type II secretion system F family protein: MTLTPELALVVLIGALVGGGLVVLVLALIPREPSPVAEAPSTVLEQLRGLGRRVPFGVGAGVLVLLLTQWLVAALAVGALVAFWGRLFGGGRETRDGVARIEGLAAWTESLRDTVAGAVGLEQAIPATAYAASPAISADLQTLADRLRVRVPLPEALQRFADDMDDAGADLIIAALILNARLRGPGLREVLTSLAESARAELEMRQRINAGRRSTQRSVQIVVGVTIAFVVGLSIFNPTYVEPYDSPVGQIVLLFILGLFAAGFAWMRALAKFETPERFLRSRAAGVVR; encoded by the coding sequence GTGACCCTCACTCCCGAGCTGGCCCTGGTCGTCCTGATCGGCGCGCTGGTCGGCGGCGGTCTCGTCGTACTGGTCCTGGCGCTGATCCCGCGCGAGCCGAGTCCCGTGGCCGAGGCGCCCTCGACGGTGCTCGAGCAGCTCCGCGGACTCGGGCGCCGGGTCCCGTTCGGCGTCGGCGCGGGCGTGCTGGTGCTGCTGCTCACCCAGTGGCTGGTGGCCGCCCTCGCGGTGGGCGCCCTGGTGGCGTTCTGGGGACGGCTCTTCGGCGGTGGCCGGGAGACCCGCGACGGGGTCGCCCGCATCGAGGGCCTGGCCGCGTGGACCGAGTCGCTGCGCGACACCGTGGCCGGCGCGGTCGGCCTCGAGCAGGCGATCCCGGCCACGGCGTACGCCGCCTCCCCGGCGATCTCGGCCGACCTGCAGACCCTGGCCGACCGGCTGCGCGTGCGGGTCCCGCTGCCCGAGGCGCTGCAGCGCTTCGCCGACGACATGGACGACGCCGGCGCCGACCTGATCATCGCCGCCCTGATTCTCAACGCCCGGCTGCGCGGGCCCGGCCTGCGCGAGGTGCTGACGTCGCTCGCCGAGTCGGCTCGCGCCGAGCTGGAGATGCGCCAGCGGATCAACGCCGGCCGGCGCAGCACCCAGCGCAGCGTGCAGATCGTCGTCGGTGTGACGATCGCCTTCGTCGTCGGCCTGTCCATCTTCAACCCGACGTACGTCGAGCCCTACGACAGCCCGGTCGGACAGATCGTGCTGCTGTTCATCCTGGGCCTGTTCGCTGCGGGATTCGCCTGGATGCGGGCGCTGGCCAAGTTCGAGACGCCCGAGCGCTTCCTCCGCTCCCGGGCCGCGGGGGTGGTGCGCTGA